Sequence from the Clupea harengus chromosome 20, Ch_v2.0.2, whole genome shotgun sequence genome:
CAGAAGGAGTCTATCTAAgcagtgtgagcgtgtgtgtatgtgtgtgtgtgtgtgtgtgtgtgtgtgtgtgtaacactcaCCTGCTCGGAGCTGTGTTCTCTGGTCTTCTGCAGGGCGATGATGGCCGTCCTGAGAGTGTATCCCCGGTCTGTTATGGCCTCCACCaggttcctctcctcctcgcttAGAGCCGAGAGCAGCTCCGCCGATGAGTCCATCACTGCCTGGGAACCCAGGGGTCGAGGGTCAGAGCAGCGAGGGGGGGGCCGAGGGTATGAGGCCAGGAACTGAAACATAACAAACATCATCGGTCACTATTCCCTCGGGGATGGGGCAAAGACAACATGATGAGGGGGAGgacagataaaacacacagcagagagatggggagatagAAGaagtttgagggagagagaaagagagaggaacacagacagaaataagttgagagagagagagagagaaagagaggggggggggacaagtgTTGTGTAGATAGTAAAGAGTCAGGCTTtgatgtgttcatgtttgaCATCTTTCTGTGGGAAATCTAGTAGGCGATACTTGAGGGTTCTGAAATAGCGACTACCTCTGAAATGGACCGGGCCCCTATCTCTCCAGATCTGATCCATTCCAAAGCTGGACTCAATCAGGTGGCTGGATTGGACCGGAGCCACAAAGCGTACAGTACAGTCATCAGAACTTGCCACTCATGGGCAATGTGGAAATACAACACTTTGCTAAGAAAGACAGCCCTCCTTCTCGAAGCCAAACCAGCGGGGTAACAACTTGGCTTGATTCCAGGGAAAGACTTTTCACCGGCTATTATTAGACAGGGCATGTTTTGAGAAATGTGGTTTTGAGGAATTTGGTTACCATGGGCGTCATCAAAACAACTTTCAAATCGATACACATATCATTTAGTTTCATTAGCCCTTAGGAGACGTATACATGTCCTGGGGTGATGAGAGCTATGGAAAGCTCCAGGTGCATATCTCCACTGGCTGTTAAGCCAGTTGTGCCGCACTGTATGGGGCTATTTAAATCCCTTGTGCGTCTTATTTAAACCTCACCTAGCAGATCAGAGACATTTATAGGCTGGTTTCCACCGGCGGGCTGAGGTCAGCTTCTTTGGGCTTTACACGGCTAACCTCTGATGCACTCAGCCCGCTGGGGAGGATGGCTTGCTGCCACgtacccgcgcacacacacacacacacacacacacacacacacactcacacacacacatattcccacCATTTCTGGGGGTCGTGTGGCACTGGCATGGGTCGAAACACAGTGGTCACTAAGGATCAGTTGTGTTTCAGCAAGAGGGGCAACAAGAGCTTAATCCCCTGGTGGGGATTGACATGGGATAGCAGGGCAAGAGACAGAAGACCCAAAAATAACATGGACCTCTAGCAACCTTTGAGTGacagaaaatgacagaaaaggGAAAGGCAGGAGCATCTctaagaaaacagagagaagtcTTCAGTGAAGTTAAAAGACCCTCCTTTGGGAGATCTTCTAAGTATAAGCACTGGGCATGCGAATGAGCCAATGTAAACAACACCATAACCTCTCAAGTACTAACTCAGGGAGCAGCCAGAGGCCTGTTCTTGGGGAGACAGGGTGAGGACATCATTGCCCTTACCAGCAGCGAGGGCTTGGAGAATCTGAttctggggagaggagagatatttGCTTGGCTCTTCTTGGGCACTGTGACGGAGGTCTGGTTGCTAGGCAATGGGCTGTGTCCGTACATGCTGAGGCTCCTCTGGGGAGGCGCTCGAGGCGGGTTCCGTGTGGTCAGGGACGTCTGCCGCACATTAATGGATCGGTTCTTCTGCTCAGACGGAACCGGCTGGGCTGGAACTAACCGGCTCCCCGGCAGGTCCAGGAACTGCCGCGACGACCCAGCGCCGTTCTTGAAGTCTCCCCCCCGAGACCGAGACGTCGACCCTTCATCGCCGTGGGCGTCCTCATCCTCGGAGTCTGAGATGGTGAAGCGGACTCGGCCATCGATGGAGCGGAATTGCGAAGCGTTGAGGCTGCGACTGCGGCGGCGTGGGTTGGGCTCCCACAAGTCGCTGCTCCACCTACTGGCCAGACGACTCTCCTGCGGGCTGCTGAACATCATCCAGTAgggggggcaggagggcagcACGTCCGAGGGGCAGCAGGGAACTTGGGGCTGGGTTGGGTAGCCCCCCTGGAGGCCCATTAGAACCCCGTTCTCCAGGCTGAACTCGTACTGcagggagatggagaacagggagaggacaggaagtTAGGTTCTACATTCCATTTGATGGTAGGTTCTAATAGAGTTTCAGGGAATGGGTGGATAATTAGGCTGGTGATAATTCATCATACATTATAAACGAGGAGAACTGGGAGAGGTCCGCGTTAGGTTCTAAAGTTGATTTGATGGTAGGTCCTTGAACAGATTCATAGGTTCTATCCTCAAGATCTTCAGGGCAGTGATAATTCCTTAAAACATCTTCTTATTCCAAAACATTATTTGGAAGACTTAACTTTGTCAACCCGTTATGCATTGTAAATAGAACCACCACTGGCTGTAAACAAATACTCAACAAACTTTTGACCTCATTGTCAAAGCTGAATTCAGAATTATACAAGCCCATTAGATTTCTCCACAATAACCAGAGGGTCACCAGATGGCTCTTTAACTCCTCTCCAGAGAGCCATGGCAGATTCTGTAAAATCCCTCAGGCAATACACTGTGTTTATAGCTTCCAAGTCCATTAATTTACTACACACCTTTTTGACAGTAAACATTGCACTACGACATTGCAATAatcattgcattgcatttttgTAGAGCATTTtattgaagaagaaaaaagcttctgaatgaaCAGTTTCCCATTAACAACAGGCAGGTCCAGTGGTATTATACAGGGCGtggtgcaggctgtgtgtgtgtgtgtgtgtgtgtgtgtgtgtgtgtgtgattgctcaTCAATCAAAAAGGATAAAATGGCAACGTTTAACAATACAAAGATAATAAGTATTTTTTTGAGTTTAGTATTTTTAGTAGTGTTAGTTAAACAAAAAATGGACCAGTTTGGCAGAACATCCAGACAGACCTGGAAGTCATTCAAAAACAACACTTTTagtcagagagaaaataaatgacTATCGGTAGTATCATGAACGAACGCCTCGCCAGCGCAGAAGATGGAAGGCGAACCGTGGCCAAAAATTATGCAACACTCACACCAGATTCCTTCAAACTGCCCAGAGACCTAGCGCAGGTATCGGCTTTGACTTGGACTACTCAGCGGTACACGTTTTAAATTCTTCAAACAAGTCTGTTTTGAACACAGGCCCATGTAGGGTCGTAAGACAGCAGCTCGAATCAGATAAGAACTGAATATTAATGGTTGGGCGCGACTATTCCTAGAAAACCCCCTTGGCCTCAACACATTAGAAGTGCAACCTCGCAGTGCTTTTGAAATCGCGTCAGTTTTGATCTTCAAAGCCATAGATTATGTCAGCTGCATCACTTATATATGGAGAACGCATGGGACCGTGGAATTAGTTTTGGAAAGAAAATTGAATGATTACATTCTTGTAGAACCTAACCCTTAGAAAAGCATACCAACCCATTTATACGCTAACACCAATATAAACACAGGGTAGACAATGTAAAGACAGCTTAAGAAATCGCAACTTCTGCACAGAAATGATCTGCATATTGGATTCTGGGGTGAGATATTCAATGACACTTTGCATTCAAGAAacgacaaaaaagaaaataaatacctACCTACTACTTTGGACCTGAGGAGTTTACAGTTAAGTGGTATACgagtgatgaatgaatggaattAGGATTTCTCTGTGACTCACTCTACCCCTGATGATGTGAGAGCTAAATACCATCATAATTTGGTGGATAAACATTTACTTCTTCCAGTATAGCCTATGTTTTCCTTGACTCACTACTGTCAAATAAACTGTTTATTTCAAATCTTTAATAAGCTTATATAAGTATGAAcccttttcccccaaaacaaacCCAATTTTATTTGGATTACGTTTATTTTTCACTGCAAGTATGGGCACCACAAAGGGCCTCTACAAGGGCCCGGCTCTGATGGGAAGGACTGCACTCACCTCCGTCTCCTGCAGGATGTTCAGATAGTCTGGAACCGTGATGTCAGGCATTGTGATCAGGCCCACCTCCTCTGTCACCTCCCCCAGGACTCCCAGGGGGATCTTAAAGGGCACCTCCTCCGCAGAGTTCATTCTGCCCCTGTATgtggaaagggagggaaagtcCCAAATAGATGAGCACACTAGCACTGATGTGAGCTATGGTGACTACGGGATGCGTTGTGGTAATGGTTTAATATCAGGAAACTTCAGCAACAGTAGAACAACGAGAAATAAAGAGTTCTAGAATTCGAGAGCTCTAGAGTTCTACAACTCGTCCACACAAGAACTCTGGACCTAGAACTTAAAcagactccagagagagagggtggggcgATGGCTTGAGTTCAGGAATCACAACAGGATGAGGGCTGATATGACGACAACAGGAAGATGAGAGGCGGTGAGTTTTTAGGCAGGCTTCTAGGAAGGCTTCTGTTTTCCTGTCTATATTTGTTTACTCCATTATATAACAAGGTGGAGTGGCCCTGGGATTAGGGTTTACAGATTTACTCACCTCCACCTGACAGTTTCCACGGTTACCTCCTCCCAACGCCCACCTGTCTACCCACTCAGGATTACCATTGGAGGGGATTTTCTCCTGGGCTTTCCTGACAGGGTGGTCAGCTGAGCGCTAATTACCCCCCTTCAGGACACGACTAGTCAACATCAGTCTCATTTACAGAATACCTAAAGAGCTCAGCACACAGCATTCTTCTTTCATTAAGAATCACATCTCAAGGAACGGACATGATGTCAACCTCTCACGCaacaacattttacacacacacacacacacacacacacacacacacacacacacacacacacacacacacacacacacactgcctgtccCAAGCACCTATGTAACCTACAGTCACTGCAGCTAAAATAGGTCAACACCAAACGTCACAGCTCTCAACAACCCACAGTATTTGtgtctgattggctattgtcCTGgcaactgtttgtttgttcgtttgtcaGGTGAGGTGACAGCTGGTCCGGTGATGCCGGTAAGGGCCTCAGCTTCCCAGCCTCTACCTCACGACATAGAACCACAGTGGGGAGGAGGATCAGCCTGAATCTGATCCACACAAACAGTGGGAAGGAGGATCAGCCTGAATCTGATCCACACCAACACGCAGATGGTTCGAGATTTATGACCCAAGCATGACTTATCGCCAGATGCTTGCTGAGCTTCTatgttgatttttttgtgtgcatgtggtcaAGCAGCCAGACAACAAAAGAAAGTTtgcactttatctctctttggAACGGTAAAGGCCTCACAACCCCTTTCTTGGTGTACATTTAAAGTACATGCGTCAAAAGcaacaaaagcgtctgctaaataccgaaaCTAAAACGAAGCGTTTCCAAGAACACTTTGGAGTTTTAGCAGTCTCTAGGCAATGTGCCGTGGGCTCCACATGAAGAATGGACAGTATTTGTTTGTATAATAGTTTCATGTTCACTGTTATTacactgtggtgtttgtgtaatggTTCATTCAAAAGGCCTCTGTTCAAGTCCAACTCTTCTTACAGAGGGTAAcactgcatgtgtctgtctcaaACTACAGAAAaagtcaaaaaataaaaaaaataaagattctGTCACACAAAAAACTTATTTTCTTATCTATGTTGATCAAAACAGATCACTGCAGGTAGGTATGACATAACAAGACATGCAACAATACGAAGGTAACTTGTTAACATCCCACAAACTAATTTAGGAAAGTGCAATGGCAAACAAACATGATTATGGCAACATAGTGCATTTAGAAAtgtcacttttcactttccacACAGTACCAAGTTGAATTAGAAAGCTTATGATCCAGTGATCGACATGCCATGTCAAACCATGTGCTAAGATAGGAACTATATgatgatatattatatattaatatgTTAACTGTATTATATGATATATCATGacttaataatataataaataactgaCAATACATTCATTTAAGTATGGAAGCGTTTGTCATGATAAGGGGATTCTTGGTTTATCTCACCATGCACGGTCACTTATCGCAACTCCTTTGCATTTGTGCACTCAAATAACTATAGGAATGCAACATACCATCCTAATAACTTATATGACAacccataacacacatacaaacacagaacagaacacagatCATTAGATCTCACCTGTTTTAGTAGTGTTTGCAGTCTCTCAGGTGTgtcaagagtgtgtgaggagtcgCAGTGAAgtagagagaagtgtgtgagatGTATCAGGTCTGTCAAGCTgagagggtgtgcgtgtgttttgagCAGGTGATTAGCTAGCGAGCGCAGACAGCCAGTAAGACGAACAGACGCTGTTAATTGCCCCCTGCTGCTAATCCACTGACataacacactcattcacccacccacacacacatacccccctccaccccatcaACCCTGTTTACCTAATTACCTGTTTACCTCCAAACCCAGCCAGCTACAGCCGGTCTCAAACTAACAAAAACAGGAACGCTATttccaaacaaaaacatctccatttgcattttattaaaattataacatacaaaacaaaagcacatattCCAAGATGTCAAAACTAGATCCAGCACAGTgataattgtgtatgtgtgggtcttTGGGTAAACGTGACAAGGAGTCATCTCCATATCGAGTCGTTATCATATGGGAGGTGAAAGGTCAAACTGAATTGGACTGCACGTGCCCAGTAGCATCCCTCCTAGGTGAGAGGTGGTACTGCTAGACAAACAAATCTGTGTAATTCATCTGAGAAAATGCTAAGCTTCTTGTTCAAGGGCTCACATAGCTTTTCAGGATTTGGTTTCTCAAAATACCCAGATTTCAACCGACTAAAGAGCACTTCAGGTTTACTGGGAAACAAATCCACCCGcgcatgcatatgtgtctgcacacacaagAATTCACACGTCTAATCTCAGTGCCATTGGTCACCTTAaaactgttcaagtatgaaccTTACAAACATCTCAGTGGTGGACAAAGAAGCCTGGCTCTGCAGTGAGAGAATGACTGAGCATAGATCTCTCATTGTTATGACACCAGATAGGGTGGATCAGTCCGTGAGAGAGATGTGGTTCTCGAGGGCACAGAGAGGGTGGATCAGTCCGTGAGAGAGATGTGGTTCTCGAGGGCACAGAGAGGGTGGATCAGTCCGTGAGAGAGATGTGCTTCTCCAGGGCACAGGCCCATGCCTCGTCCGCCGGGGGCTCAGGTAGGACCCATCCCTCGGGCAAGGCACTCCCGTCCGGGTGGTCTGCTGGGACCAGGAACATGTCCCATTCCCTCCTGGAGGGGAAAAAGGGGTAGAAAAATCACATGTACAATAAACCATACGTGTTGTTCACATCATATCAATTTCacattatgtaagggataatagTCCGCCagtcagtataggaaaataaatcccgaaggcattcccgcttattatacggttacttgccaaaacgatagaagacattccacCAAAATACTAGTAATGCATGAAGTCAGCAAGAAACCACAAGTAAACACAGCGACTGCCAATGATTGTTCACTCAGTTCCCGTCCATTACAGTCTACACAACGCAGTGAAACAGGACAAACCAACCTGATCTGCAGCAGGGCTGGGAAAGAGCTGTCAGCCTGGAGATAGAAGTCCCGGAAGGCGTGGAGAGGGTGGTCACGAGGTATGTCATCTGTACAGAGAAAGGCAATAACAATAACACAGGCtgacaggctgacagacagagagactacAGAACCACAGTGTCACAGCCACTCCATCCTCTCCAACTCCATTCAACtctattcattttatttcataacTGCTAAAAGTTAAGCTTTTGATCGTGGTTTTCCCATATTTTAAGTGCAGAACAATTCAGAAATTGTATTAAATGGAAAGGGATTTACAAATACAATTCTCTATGAAGACTATTATATTAGTGATTGATATAATTATATCTTAATAATAccgttattgttttttttaaagcaaatgCGATGGAGATGGAAATCCCAAAGACCACCTCCTCCCCAACCCGACCCCAGCCCTCCCCACCTCCAAAGAGCATggtctccccacctcctccccaatccgacccctgccctgcccacctcctccccaaCCCGACCCCTGCCCTCCCCACCTCCAAAGAGCATGATCTCCGCTTGCTGTTTCCTCTGCAGCAGTTTCTCTCGTTCCTTCTTCAGTCGTTTCTCCAGGTctcgtttcctctcctcctcctgctccccctccAGCATGACACGCAGGGCCTTCTCCTCTGCGTTGTAGACGGTCATGCGCTTGCCGATCAGAGCCCGCAGGCGCAGCAGGTGACCCTCGAACACCTCGTCACTCTCCTTCTCGGGGTACACACCTGAGGACAAAGCCACATTGTCACAGGTGACCCTTGAACACCTCGCCACTCTCCTTCTCCGGGTACACACCTGAGCAAACACCCAACTGACAGGCACCAATGTGaaatactgtgttttttttcacataCTGCAACAATAATACCAATAATTCTACTGACAATAATAAGGTTAAACAAGTCTTTTGGTTGTTTGATACAACATTTTACCTGAAGGATGCCCTTAGCAAGGTGTGGATATTTACAGTTATTACAATGAATATTATTTTCATAACCTCATTCCATGTGGTTATGTGCTATGTGGATGTGTAGCTCATGTAATCTTAAAAAGAATAAGCTCAAGAATACATCTTTAAGATTGCACCTTTCATGCAGTATATGCAGCTGAAAcggcaaaaaaaattaaatgtaaaGACCAAGTAAGAGAGTACTGCAGCAAATTGCCTATTGTTATAAATGAATTATTGTTTCATCCGTTGCTGTGCACTGCTGAGTCCTTTACCTTTCCTAGAAGCTGCTTCCTTGCGGAGTTTTCGAAGTTTCTCCAATGCTTTGAGGATATCCAGCATCTTTTTGGCATCACCTTGCTTCTTCCTTACCTCAGAGAGGACGGAATCTGCCGCCCGTTTCAGTTCTTTCTCCTGTCCAGTGAAAGGAAGAAACACGCAAATATAAAAGCAGCAGTAGTTACAATGAAACAGGTGCTAAGTAACTGACCACCTCAGGGGTGCCCAcacttttttggcttgtgatctacttttaaaatgaccaactaaaaatgatctaccacaaaacatgttcataaatagagactatgcatggctaaaaaggggggggggggggggggcgcaccgacacttaaaggaatcatggtgatattggtgacattatttgagatagttgcggcctaaaattcttgatttcgagggagctgtgtttttaggtgtttgttgcgaattttcctctttgtaatcataattgagttatttgttgaaaaataactgattaataaacaaacattcattcatcaagaacaaaaataaataaccttgccaatatgctaaacaaaagattaccaggactacaaaacttagtgcacctgttggcattacagaaggaccatcagtaagactgaataaaatgttatgaatgtctcagccttcacatatgaggggaaaaaacagcctgtgtcactgtgatctgtctcgtcatctgacgtcctgcctgcgtttctgccgttctcattctatgcgtatcaatctgttttgctatccttgtttatttattttatccgtaaagttgttgattttgttcaatttcatatattaatttatccaatttcaagtcatccattcttcaacactcgctgctaccttatcttcaaacagaaagtaacgttaaatctccatggcaacagcactcaagggtttggataataatcggatttattgcttccttcattattcacagctaaataacataaggctttttattttgtttaatacacgaaaaagctatatctgttctataagaaaggtaaccttaaattacatccgttgtgatctggcgatttatagaaaaaaaaaaaaatttaaatttaaaatgaCACGATCTACCTCCATAAGCTTTGCGATCGACtggtcgatcgcgatcgacgcatTGGGCACCCCTGGACCACCTGGAGGGATTTGGGGTGACCACGATGTACAGCCTTTACAGCTATACATTTGGGCTACAATATCACATATTGCTTACAGTACTGAGACTACTGGGGGATATGTTCACAAGTTAATACACACTTGCAGTCTTGTACCTGGCCATGCAGACTAATTATTGTGACATAGCGCCATCTGCTGTGAACTGCCTTTTGCGGAGCCATCTTACCCGCTTCTTCTCCTCGACTTGTTGAATGCGCTTCAACATCCATTTATCGATGGCTGCAACACGTTCGGCCAGTCTCTCCTCTTGCTTTTGGTCTTCCTCAACATGCTCAATCTTCTTCCTTCGAATCCTTATTCTTTTGTTACGTATAGTCATAAGCTTCTTTTTGATACTTGACTTGGCCTCCGGGTCACTGAGGAAACTAAGCCTCTCTTGAACGTTTTTCTTTAATTCTGCGGCTTCGCTGTACGACTCTGTCCAGACAGTGTCATTCTCCAAGTTCAGTTTCAATGTCTGACAGATTAGGGACAATTCTGATACGAGTTTGACAGCACCATAGAGATCTTCTTTCATCTGACTCACGCTCGGCATTTCAGTTCTACTTTTCTGCGGAATGGTCTTAATCTTTCTCTTCAATGCGAAATTCTGCAACCACTGTTCATCTTGCTTTCTCTGCCTGGACTCTTCATCTGGCTGTGCGTGTTCCAGTGGCTGATAACGTTGCTGATTAGGTTGCGGTTCATTGAAATAATCGTTGAAACCTCTCTGGCACCGTTCGTTGTCTCTACGATTTATTTCCTCGGCTGTCTGAAACTCGGTATTGGCGAAATTTCGAGTGTTATTGAAGGATCTATTGTTATCTCTGTTGTTCTGATGACCTGCGGTGGGTCCAGGAGCCCACTGGTTTGAGACTCCAACATTGTGGGACTCAAATCCAGGTTGTTGTGATACACTACAAGCATTGCGCTGTGCCTCAATAAACGCCGAGACTTGATTTGACTCTGGCTCACAAAATACCGGCGGTGGTCTGGATGGATTAAACTCAAACGGTGGAGGGTTTGGGGGGCACGGGTGTCCCTCAAATCCCGGGGGTGTCTGATACTGAGGCTGTGGGTATCCGTATCCTGCATTGCCTGGTCCCGGGAGTGGTGGAAAAGGAGGCCACGGCGGCGCATTTTGTGGTTGGGTAGGCTGGTACACATTTGGTCCTGTCCAAAAATTAGGACGCGAGGAGTTATCAACGTTACCTTGTACAGCAGTCCGAGGCGGTTGATAAGGGGTTGGGGGGAATCCTACAGATGGACTAGGGTAATACGGTCCGCCTCTTGGGGCAAAATTATTCTCCATGTTTGGCGGATTCGTGGCCTGATGCTGATTACCACCGGGTGTATAGTATTGTGAGTTATCCATGTCTAGGGGTCCCACAGACAGCTTATCCAAGTAAGAACATCACGGTTACAGTATGCACTAGTCACGCCATTTTTAACCGGATGTTGTGCTCCTTGGCGGTGCATCACATTTTTGTGTCCCA
This genomic interval carries:
- the ubap1lb gene encoding ubiquitin-associated protein 1-like, translating into MMFSSPQESRLASRWSSDLWEPNPRRRSRSLNASQFRSIDGRVRFTISDSEDEDAHGDEGSTSRSRGGDFKNGAGSSRQFLDLPGSRLVPAQPVPSEQKNRSINVRQTSLTTRNPPRAPPQRSLSMYGHSPLPSNQTSVTVPKKSQANISPLPRIRFSKPSLLFLASYPRPPPRCSDPRPLGSQAVMDSSAELLSALSEEERNLVEAITDRGYTLRTAIIALQKTREHSSEQILNYLVACDRLCELGFDAAEVEEALEMFQNCETKAEEFLHLLAQFNEMGFQQHAIKEVLLVHENHRERALEELMARVA
- the pdcd7 gene encoding programmed cell death protein 7 isoform X2 — translated: MDNSQYYTPGGNQHQATNPPNMENNFAPRGGPYYPSPSVGFPPTPYQPPRTAVQGNVDNSSRPNFWTGPNVYQPTQPQNAPPWPPFPPLPGPGNAGYGYPQPQYQTPPGFEGHPCPPNPPPFEFNPSRPPPVFCEPESNQVSAFIEAQRNACSVSQQPGFESHNVGVSNQWAPGPTAGHQNNRDNNRSFNNTRNFANTEFQTAEEINRRDNERCQRGFNDYFNEPQPNQQRYQPLEHAQPDEESRQRKQDEQWLQNFALKRKIKTIPQKSRTEMPSVSQMKEDLYGAVKLVSELSLICQTLKLNLENDTVWTESYSEAAELKKNVQERLSFLSDPEAKSSIKKKLMTIRNKRIRIRRKKIEHVEEDQKQEERLAERVAAIDKWMLKRIQQVEEKKREKELKRAADSVLSEVRKKQGDAKKMLDILKALEKLRKLRKEAASRKGVYPEKESDEVFEGHLLRLRALIGKRMTVYNAEEKALRVMLEGEQEEERKRDLEKRLKKEREKLLQRKQQAEIMLFGDDIPRDHPLHAFRDFYLQADSSFPALLQIRREWDMFLVPADHPDGSALPEGWVLPEPPADEAWACALEKHISLTD
- the pdcd7 gene encoding programmed cell death protein 7 isoform X1, whose amino-acid sequence is MDNSQYYTPGGNQHQATNPPNMENNFAPRGGPYYPSPSVGFPPTPYQPPRTAVQGNVDNSSRPNFWTGPNVYQPTQPQNAPPWPPFPPLPGPGNAGYGYPQPQYQTPPGFEGHPCPPNPPPFEFNPSRPPPVFCEPESNQVSAFIEAQRNACSVSQQPGFESHNVGVSNQWAPGPTAGHQNNRDNNRSFNNTRNFANTEFQTAEEINRRDNERCQRGFNDYFNEPQPNQQRYQPLEHAQPDEESRQRKQDEQWLQNFALKRKIKTIPQKSRTEMPSVSQMKEDLYGAVKLVSELSLICQTLKLNLENDTVWTESYSEAAELKKNVQERLSFLSDPEAKSSIKKKLMTIRNKRIRIRRKKIEHVEEDQKQEERLAERVAAIDKWMLKRIQQVEEKKREKELKRAADSVLSEVRKKQGDAKKMLDILKALEKLRKLRKEAASRKGVYPEKESDEVFEGHLLRLRALIGKRMTVYNAEEKALRVMLEGEQEEERKRDLEKRLKKEREKLLQRKQQAEIMLFGDDIPRDHPLHAFRDFYLQADSSFPALLQIRREWDMFLVPADHPDGSALPEGWVLPEPPADEAWACALEKHISLTD